A region of Rhodospirillales bacterium DNA encodes the following proteins:
- a CDS encoding M48 family metalloprotease produces MTVTSAIRRWIPCLRAMALAFVFAAAACTPGGNAGGPAVSGADVSTAASRPPELRDVALRGYGGLYVEGPAPAYLEAVGRRIAAANDLGEWRFTMVDSPAPNAFTIGTREVFVARGLLAVLQDEAELASVVGHEMAHVVAGHRAQRAAQRAQALSSVVQVARNTRDPQLASAMAMMELTRLQAYSREHEFEADRIAIRLIAKAGYDPDAAASALRRILAYEGFAAREAGRTAADPGRGAQLDSHPRTVDRVEAARREIGGAAGGRREAEAYLAATDGLLFGDSPREGFARGRRFVHPQLGFAFDAPAGYRLLNGPRAVLAVGPTGSGMVFTCVARAPEGATTDAMRRLYPNINLVDARELRVNGMEAATAVAGRAAGAGDSEMRVVAIRYDGSICTFRMVWTGSGGAELLQAAQTFRRLSASDAAMARPLRLRVVDVAPGESTRSLAARTPFDDGVRRERFELINGLDGGENVAAGRRVRVVVAE; encoded by the coding sequence ATGACCGTCACGTCCGCCATCCGACGCTGGATTCCGTGCCTGCGCGCGATGGCCCTCGCATTCGTGTTCGCGGCCGCCGCCTGCACGCCCGGCGGGAACGCCGGCGGCCCGGCGGTCTCGGGCGCCGACGTCTCGACCGCCGCGTCGCGCCCGCCCGAGCTCCGCGACGTGGCCCTGCGCGGCTATGGCGGCCTCTACGTGGAAGGTCCGGCCCCGGCCTATCTCGAGGCGGTCGGCCGCCGGATCGCGGCCGCGAACGACCTCGGCGAGTGGCGCTTCACGATGGTCGATTCGCCGGCGCCCAACGCCTTCACCATCGGCACGCGCGAGGTGTTCGTGGCGCGCGGCCTGCTGGCGGTTCTCCAGGACGAGGCCGAGCTGGCGTCGGTCGTCGGCCACGAGATGGCCCATGTCGTGGCCGGCCACCGCGCCCAGCGCGCCGCCCAGCGCGCGCAGGCGCTGTCGTCGGTCGTGCAGGTGGCGCGCAACACGCGCGACCCGCAGCTCGCCAGCGCCATGGCGATGATGGAGCTGACGCGGCTGCAGGCCTATTCGCGCGAGCACGAGTTCGAGGCCGACCGCATCGCCATCCGCCTGATCGCCAAGGCCGGCTACGACCCCGACGCCGCCGCGTCGGCGCTGCGGCGGATCCTCGCCTACGAGGGCTTCGCCGCGCGCGAGGCCGGGCGGACGGCGGCCGACCCGGGCCGCGGCGCCCAGCTCGACTCGCACCCCCGCACGGTCGACCGCGTCGAGGCGGCGCGGCGCGAGATCGGCGGCGCCGCCGGCGGCAGGCGCGAGGCCGAGGCCTATCTCGCGGCGACCGACGGGCTGCTGTTCGGCGATTCGCCGCGCGAGGGGTTCGCGCGCGGCCGGCGGTTCGTGCATCCGCAGCTCGGCTTCGCGTTCGACGCGCCGGCCGGCTACCGCCTGCTCAACGGCCCGCGCGCGGTGCTGGCGGTCGGTCCGACCGGCTCCGGCATGGTGTTCACCTGCGTCGCGCGCGCGCCGGAAGGCGCGACGACGGACGCGATGCGACGCCTCTATCCGAACATCAACCTGGTCGACGCGCGCGAGCTGCGCGTCAACGGCATGGAGGCGGCCACCGCCGTCGCCGGGCGCGCCGCCGGCGCCGGGGATAGCGAGATGCGCGTCGTGGCGATCCGCTACGACGGCTCGATCTGCACCTTCCGGATGGTGTGGACCGGCTCCGGCGGGGCGGAGCTCTTGCAGGCGGCCCAGACCTTCCGGCGCCTGTCGGCGAGCGACGCCGCGATGGCGCGGCCGTTGCGCCTGCGCGTCGTCGACGTGGCGCCGGGAGAGTCGACGCGCTCGCTCGCGGCGCGGACGCCGTTCGACGACGGCGTGCGCCGCGAACGCTTCGAACTGATCAACGGCCTCGACGGCGGCGAGAACGTCGCCGCCGGCCGCCGCGTGCGCGTCGTCGTCGCGGAATGA
- a CDS encoding L,D-transpeptidase family protein yields the protein MTAGAPTPLVATVDGPGATTGTLAFGGFRWRCAFGRGGVRVDKREGDGATPAGLWPLRRVWYRADRVATPETSLPVRAIAEADGWCDDPASPDYNRPVILPHPARHERLWRDDGLYDVLVEIGHNDDPPRAGLGSAIFMHVARPGYAPTEGCVALRIEDLRVALRSCDAGIALRIETP from the coding sequence ATGACCGCCGGCGCGCCGACGCCGCTGGTCGCGACGGTCGACGGGCCGGGCGCGACCACGGGGACGCTCGCGTTCGGCGGTTTCCGCTGGCGCTGCGCGTTCGGACGCGGCGGCGTGCGGGTCGACAAGCGCGAGGGCGATGGCGCCACGCCGGCCGGGCTGTGGCCGCTACGGCGCGTCTGGTACCGCGCCGACCGGGTGGCGACGCCGGAGACGTCGTTGCCGGTCCGCGCCATCGCCGAGGCGGATGGCTGGTGCGACGATCCCGCCTCGCCCGACTACAACCGCCCTGTCATCCTGCCGCACCCCGCCCGGCACGAGCGCCTCTGGCGTGACGACGGCCTCTACGACGTGCTGGTAGAGATCGGCCACAACGACGATCCGCCGCGCGCCGGCCTCGGCAGCGCGATCTTCATGCACGTCGCCCGCCCCGGATACGCCCCGACCGAGGGTTGCGTCGCGCTGCGGATCGAGGATCTCCGGGTGGCGTTGCGGAGCTGCGACGCCGGAATCGCGCTGCGGATCGAGACGCCGTGA
- a CDS encoding GNAT family N-acetyltransferase encodes MCPRSTRSRTYFTPAFRKPAGGRREAAGPPPARPPSLLGGAVVGYGIAHPWTLRDVPKLDHVLGALPPTPDCVFIHDVAILPAARGHRASAAFVERMRDIARGLDIRALALVSVYDTRPVWSRYGFRAVDDAALAPALAPYGADARYMVADIR; translated from the coding sequence ATCTGCCCGCGATCGACGCGATCTCGGACCTACTTCACCCCGGCCTTCCGGAAACCCGCGGGGGGCCGCCGAGAAGCGGCGGGCCCCCCGCCGGCCCGCCCCCCCTCCCTCCTGGGCGGCGCCGTCGTCGGCTATGGCATCGCCCATCCGTGGACGCTGCGCGACGTGCCGAAGCTCGACCATGTCCTCGGCGCCCTTCCGCCCACGCCGGACTGCGTGTTCATCCACGACGTCGCGATCCTGCCCGCCGCGCGCGGCCACCGCGCCTCGGCCGCGTTCGTCGAACGGATGCGCGACATCGCGCGCGGCCTCGACATCCGCGCGTTGGCGCTGGTGTCGGTCTACGATACGCGCCCGGTGTGGAGCCGGTACGGCTTTCGGGCGGTCGACGACGCGGCTCTGGCGCCGGCGCTCGCGCCCTATGGAGCCGACGCGCGCTACATGGTCGCCGATATCCGCTGA
- a CDS encoding DUF2474 family protein has product MRDEAPAAPRPSTARRLAWFAGLWVAGVATLALIAALIRLALRL; this is encoded by the coding sequence ATGCGCGACGAGGCCCCCGCCGCTCCGCGGCCATCGACGGCGCGCCGCCTCGCGTGGTTCGCCGGATTGTGGGTCGCCGGCGTCGCGACGCTGGCGCTGATCGCGGCGCTCATCCGCCTCGCGCTACGGCTTTGA
- a CDS encoding cytochrome ubiquinol oxidase subunit I, whose product MDAFDAVTLARIQFAFTISAHIIFPAFTIGLASYLATLNGLALWTGRPVFLDLFNYWKKIFAVAFGMGVVSGIVMSYQIGTNWSVWADKVGPVLGPLMGYEVLSAFFLEAGFLGVMLFGRERVGPRLHFLATAMVALGTFMSAFWILSVNSWMQTPAGYAINEAGQFVPVDWWAVIFNPSFPYRLVHMVLAAYLTTAFVVGGVAAWHLLRDRANPGARVMFSMAMWMAAVVAPIQVVAGDFHGLNTLEHQPAKVAAMEGHFEPRVGAPLILFGLPNARTERVDYAVEIPWLGSLILTHSLDGTVRGLKEWPVDQRPPVAIVFWSFRIMVGIGVAMVTIGMWSVLLRWRGRLYDAPWTHRAAVLMGPSGFAAVLAGWVTTEVGRQPYTVYCLLTTAQSASAVDAAAVGASLVAFVVVYFLLFGAGTFYILRLMGAPPRHGEPDLPPDEPVKAAGITPAPAQELASSAR is encoded by the coding sequence GTGGACGCTTTCGATGCGGTGACCCTGGCGCGCATCCAGTTCGCCTTCACCATCAGCGCGCACATCATCTTCCCGGCCTTCACGATCGGGCTGGCCAGCTATCTCGCGACCCTGAACGGGCTGGCGCTGTGGACCGGCCGGCCGGTGTTCCTCGACCTGTTCAACTACTGGAAGAAGATATTCGCCGTCGCCTTCGGCATGGGCGTCGTGTCGGGCATCGTCATGAGCTACCAGATCGGCACCAACTGGAGCGTCTGGGCCGACAAGGTCGGCCCGGTGCTGGGTCCGCTGATGGGCTACGAGGTGCTGTCGGCGTTCTTCCTCGAGGCCGGCTTCCTCGGCGTCATGCTGTTCGGCCGCGAACGCGTCGGTCCGCGCCTGCATTTCCTCGCCACCGCGATGGTGGCACTCGGCACCTTCATGTCGGCGTTCTGGATCCTGTCGGTCAACAGCTGGATGCAGACGCCGGCGGGCTACGCGATCAACGAGGCCGGGCAGTTCGTGCCGGTGGACTGGTGGGCGGTGATCTTCAATCCATCCTTCCCGTACCGGCTCGTCCACATGGTGCTGGCGGCGTACCTGACGACCGCGTTCGTGGTCGGTGGCGTCGCCGCGTGGCACCTGCTGCGCGACCGCGCCAACCCCGGCGCGCGCGTCATGTTCTCGATGGCGATGTGGATGGCGGCCGTGGTGGCGCCGATCCAGGTCGTCGCCGGCGATTTCCACGGCTTGAACACGCTCGAGCACCAGCCGGCCAAGGTCGCGGCGATGGAGGGTCATTTCGAGCCCCGCGTCGGCGCGCCGCTGATCCTGTTCGGCCTGCCGAACGCGCGCACGGAGCGCGTCGACTACGCCGTCGAGATCCCGTGGCTCGGCAGCCTAATCCTGACGCACAGCCTCGACGGCACGGTCCGCGGTCTGAAGGAATGGCCGGTCGATCAGCGGCCGCCGGTGGCGATCGTGTTCTGGAGCTTCCGGATCATGGTCGGGATCGGCGTAGCCATGGTCACCATCGGCATGTGGAGCGTGCTGCTGCGCTGGCGTGGCCGCCTGTACGACGCGCCGTGGACCCATCGCGCCGCGGTGCTGATGGGCCCGTCCGGCTTCGCCGCCGTGCTGGCGGGCTGGGTCACGACCGAGGTCGGACGCCAGCCCTACACGGTCTACTGCTTGCTCACGACGGCGCAATCGGCGTCGGCCGTCGACGCCGCCGCGGTCGGCGCCTCGCTGGTCGCGTTCGTCGTCGTGTACTTCCTGCTGTTCGGCGCCGGCACGTTCTACATCCTGCGCCTGATGGGTGCGCCGCCGCGGCACGGCGAGCCGGACCTGCCGCCGGACGAACCGGTCAAGGCGGCGGGGATCACGCCGGCGCCGGCGCAGGAACTGGCGTCGTCGGCGCGGTGA
- a CDS encoding YcaQ family DNA glycosylase, with translation MTSRAPERLSAAAARRIALAAQGFAAPRPDVVIGAGHLRRMIERLGLLQIDSVNVLTRAHYLPLFSRLGRYDPALLDRMAYDGHRRKLFEFWGHEASLLPGTTQPLMRWRMARAAAADGSDGKAQLTAFRRERGAFIDSVRAQIADRGPLAASELTDGGRGGGAWWGWSDGKRALEWLFFAGEITTATRRGAFERVYDLTERALPPSVLAMPTPSVEDAQRQLLRLSAAALGVATETDLRDYFRLGVADTRARLRELVEAGELLPACVEGWSHPAYLHPAARRPRRVDARALLVPFDPLIWERDRTERIFGFRYRIEIYTPAPKRQYGYYVLPFLLGDRLVARVDLKADRAASRLLVRAAHLEDGVAAGEVAGPLRDELDLMAAWLGLGGVSVSRAGPLGRALAARLSSR, from the coding sequence ATGACATCGCGGGCGCCGGAACGACTGTCGGCCGCCGCCGCGCGGCGAATCGCCTTGGCGGCGCAGGGATTTGCCGCGCCGCGACCCGACGTCGTGATCGGTGCCGGCCACCTGCGCCGGATGATCGAGCGGCTGGGCCTGCTGCAGATCGACTCCGTCAACGTGCTGACCCGCGCCCACTACCTGCCGCTGTTCTCGCGGCTGGGCCGCTACGATCCGGCGCTGCTCGACCGCATGGCCTATGACGGGCACCGGCGGAAGCTGTTCGAGTTCTGGGGCCACGAGGCGTCGCTGTTGCCGGGCACGACGCAGCCTTTGATGCGTTGGCGCATGGCGCGCGCGGCGGCGGCCGACGGCAGCGACGGCAAGGCGCAGCTCACGGCGTTCCGCCGCGAGCGCGGCGCCTTCATCGACTCGGTGCGCGCGCAGATCGCCGACCGCGGCCCGCTGGCGGCGTCCGAGCTGACCGATGGCGGCCGCGGTGGTGGCGCCTGGTGGGGCTGGAGCGACGGCAAGCGGGCGCTGGAGTGGTTGTTCTTCGCCGGCGAGATCACGACGGCGACGCGGCGCGGCGCCTTCGAGCGCGTCTACGATCTCACCGAGCGGGCGCTGCCGCCGTCGGTGCTGGCGATGCCGACGCCGTCGGTCGAGGACGCGCAGCGCCAGCTGCTGCGCCTGTCGGCGGCCGCGCTCGGGGTCGCGACGGAGACCGACCTGCGCGACTATTTCCGTCTCGGGGTCGCGGACACGCGCGCCCGGCTGCGCGAACTGGTCGAGGCGGGCGAGCTGCTGCCGGCGTGTGTGGAGGGGTGGAGCCATCCCGCCTACCTCCATCCGGCGGCGCGCCGGCCGCGCCGGGTCGACGCGCGCGCCTTGCTGGTGCCGTTCGACCCCCTGATCTGGGAGCGCGACCGGACGGAGCGGATCTTCGGCTTCCGCTATCGGATCGAGATCTACACGCCGGCGCCGAAGCGGCAGTACGGCTATTACGTGCTGCCGTTCCTGCTCGGCGACCGGCTGGTGGCGCGCGTCGATCTCAAGGCCGACCGCGCGGCGTCCCGGCTGCTCGTGCGGGCGGCGCATCTCGAGGACGGCGTCGCGGCCGGCGAGGTCGCGGGACCGCTGCGTGACGAGCTGGACCTCATGGCGGCGTGGCTCGGCCTCGGTGGCGTATCCGTGTCGCGCGCCGGGCCGCTAGGCCGGGCGCTGGCCGCCCGCCTCTCGTCGCGATAG
- a CDS encoding acyltransferase: MAGTGSSATFRFDRLDALRFLAALWVALGHGAAPQVPAAWIGDSVALHIVVGLYKNLFNGQAAVIVFFLISGFCVHFPQRAGGAFDPVAHLLRRSFRLVPPMLAAMFAARALGIAPAAFDGIIWTLYAELVFYALYPVLLAVARRHGWGPVVLAAYALAFATLVAGQPTPFFDGMGMPATWALGLPCWLLGCLLADRLDAPNAGVAPARSRATLWALRLAVIGAAVVCSALRFKTAIGHTWTLPVYALLAYLWLSRELVDARDAGGDGAFWRHCARAGTWSYSLYLTHLLVLLPGRALDAPAGVATVAAIPAMLVVAYAFHRAVERPSHEAARALAALWTGKRRPGAAAAIGD; the protein is encoded by the coding sequence GTGGCCGGCACCGGCTCGTCGGCGACGTTCCGGTTCGACCGCCTCGACGCCCTCCGCTTCCTCGCCGCGCTGTGGGTCGCGCTCGGCCATGGCGCCGCGCCGCAGGTTCCGGCGGCGTGGATCGGTGATTCGGTGGCGCTGCACATCGTCGTTGGACTCTACAAGAACCTGTTCAACGGCCAAGCGGCGGTCATCGTCTTCTTCCTGATCTCGGGCTTCTGCGTCCACTTTCCGCAGCGCGCCGGCGGCGCGTTCGACCCGGTCGCGCATCTGTTGCGCCGTTCGTTCCGGCTCGTGCCGCCGATGCTCGCGGCCATGTTCGCCGCCCGCGCGCTGGGCATCGCGCCGGCGGCGTTCGACGGGATCATCTGGACGCTGTACGCCGAGCTGGTCTTCTACGCGCTGTACCCCGTCCTGCTGGCCGTCGCGCGCCGCCATGGCTGGGGTCCCGTCGTCCTGGCGGCCTACGCGCTGGCCTTCGCGACCCTCGTCGCCGGCCAACCGACGCCGTTCTTCGACGGCATGGGCATGCCCGCCACATGGGCGCTCGGGCTGCCCTGCTGGCTGTTGGGCTGCCTCCTCGCCGACCGGCTCGATGCGCCGAACGCGGGCGTCGCCCCCGCGCGGTCGCGCGCGACGCTGTGGGCGCTGCGTCTCGCTGTCATCGGCGCCGCCGTCGTCTGCAGCGCGCTGCGGTTCAAGACCGCGATCGGCCATACGTGGACCCTGCCGGTGTACGCGCTTCTCGCCTACCTGTGGCTGTCGCGCGAACTCGTCGACGCGCGCGACGCGGGCGGCGACGGCGCCTTCTGGCGCCATTGCGCGCGCGCCGGCACATGGAGCTACTCGCTCTACCTCACGCATCTGTTGGTCCTGCTGCCCGGCCGCGCCCTCGACGCGCCGGCCGGCGTCGCGACCGTCGCGGCGATCCCGGCGATGCTCGTCGTCGCCTACGCGTTCCACCGGGCGGTCGAGCGGCCGTCCCACGAGGCGGCGCGGGCGCTTGCCGCGCTGTGGACCGGAAAACGCCGACCCGGCGCCGCGGCCGCGATCGGCGACTAG